One part of the Saprospiraceae bacterium genome encodes these proteins:
- a CDS encoding SPFH domain-containing protein codes for MNEKLFKPYSGWIFLVLIFVFIGGILLLEPIPLKIVCAIIMLLITPGFIIVNPNGSKVMTLFGKYVGSVKQDGFFWANPFFNKRNMSLRARNFESERLKVNDKRGNPIQIGVILVWKVKDTFKAQFEVEDYMQFVKVQTDAAVRKLAGSFAYDHVDDHNEITLRSEESEVNRLLEKELQERLLITGIEVLEARIGYLAYAPEIAAAMLKRQQAEAIVSARFKIVDGAIGMVDGALKQLAEKNIVSLDAHEKVRLVSNLMVVLCSDKETTPIIETSA; via the coding sequence ATGAATGAGAAACTTTTCAAGCCATATTCTGGTTGGATTTTCCTGGTGTTAATTTTTGTTTTTATTGGAGGCATTCTATTGTTGGAGCCAATTCCATTAAAGATCGTTTGCGCCATTATCATGTTGTTGATTACACCAGGCTTTATCATCGTGAATCCAAATGGTTCCAAAGTAATGACTCTATTTGGTAAATATGTTGGTTCTGTAAAGCAAGATGGTTTTTTTTGGGCCAATCCATTTTTCAATAAACGAAATATGTCATTGCGGGCTAGAAATTTTGAAAGTGAGCGATTAAAAGTCAATGATAAAAGAGGAAATCCAATTCAGATAGGTGTAATCCTGGTATGGAAGGTAAAAGACACATTTAAAGCTCAATTTGAAGTAGAAGATTATATGCAATTTGTTAAAGTACAAACAGATGCTGCAGTTAGAAAACTTGCAGGCAGCTTTGCTTATGACCATGTGGATGATCACAATGAAATTACCCTTAGATCTGAAGAAAGCGAGGTGAACAGGTTATTGGAAAAAGAACTACAGGAACGATTATTAATTACAGGAATAGAAGTGCTGGAAGCACGAATTGGGTATTTGGCATATGCACCAGAAATTGCTGCTGCGATGTTAAAACGTCAACAAGCTGAAGCCATTGTATCTGCTCGTTTCAAAATTGTGGATGGCGCGATTGGAATGGTAGATGGCGCTCTTAAACAATTGGCAGAGAAGAATATTGTAAGTTTAGATGCTCATGAGAAAGTTAGATTAGTAAGTAATTTAATGGTTGTTCTTTGTTCAGATAAGGAAACCACCCCAATTATTGAAACGAGTGCATAA
- the uvrC gene encoding excinuclease ABC subunit UvrC, which yields MTLDDFKLLLEGGIPKDPGVYRFLGINEEILYVGKAKNLKNRLNSYFGDKKYILAKTKALVRNAKSIEFTITNSEQDALLLENSLIKTHQPKYNVMLKDGKTYAYICIKKEDFPRVFFTRKLIKDGSTYFGPYASKYKAEIILQLIKTLFPLRTCNLNLSPTALSKNSYKVCLEYHIKNCNGPCQHFESVDAYKNKLEQIKNMLKGHLKKVREFLLDQMRYHAENMEFEKAQECKIKLSAFEDYQGKSTVVSTSIKDVDVFSIAWDDNDAYIHFLKVIDGAIIHTYTLEASKNCDDDPAQILSLAVPMLREKFDSIAPEIIVPLLVCIPDKEVEITIPKVGDKKKLLDLSISNIQYYQMQKRREQMNKGSKLSPTERILKTLQNDLHLKEVPFHIECFDNSNIQGTDPVAACVVFRNAKPLKKDYRHFNIKTVEGPNDFASMEEVVYRRYKRLIDEGQTLPQLVIIDGGKGQLSSAMKALHVLDLHSKMTVVGIAKKLEEIYFPNDPIPLHINKKSESLRLIQQLRNEAHRFGLTFHRNQRSKNFIKTELINIQGIGVKTAQKLLTRFGSVHGIKNAHLDEIEKSVGKELAKKLIAHFDLHHVEIKDDH from the coding sequence ATGACGCTGGATGATTTTAAGCTATTATTGGAGGGCGGTATCCCAAAAGATCCGGGAGTGTATCGGTTCTTAGGGATCAACGAAGAAATTTTATATGTTGGAAAAGCCAAAAATCTTAAGAATCGCTTAAACTCTTATTTCGGCGATAAAAAGTATATTTTAGCAAAAACCAAAGCACTCGTTCGAAATGCTAAAAGTATTGAGTTTACGATAACGAATTCAGAGCAGGATGCCTTATTACTCGAAAATTCTCTTATTAAAACACACCAACCTAAGTATAATGTTATGCTTAAGGATGGTAAAACTTATGCGTATATCTGTATAAAGAAAGAGGATTTTCCCCGCGTTTTTTTTACTAGAAAGTTAATTAAAGATGGATCTACTTATTTTGGACCTTATGCGTCAAAATATAAAGCAGAAATTATTTTGCAATTAATTAAAACATTATTTCCATTACGTACCTGTAATCTTAATTTGTCTCCTACAGCATTATCTAAAAATAGTTATAAAGTTTGTCTGGAGTATCATATTAAAAATTGCAATGGTCCCTGTCAACATTTTGAATCCGTAGATGCTTACAAAAATAAGCTTGAACAAATTAAAAATATGTTAAAGGGACATCTTAAAAAGGTTCGGGAGTTTCTGCTTGATCAAATGAGATATCATGCTGAAAATATGGAATTTGAAAAGGCACAAGAGTGTAAAATTAAGCTGAGTGCATTTGAAGATTATCAAGGAAAATCAACAGTAGTAAGTACCTCCATTAAGGATGTTGATGTGTTTTCAATCGCATGGGATGACAACGATGCTTATATTCATTTTTTAAAAGTTATAGATGGGGCAATTATACATACCTACACCTTAGAGGCAAGTAAAAATTGTGATGATGATCCTGCCCAGATCCTTTCTCTTGCAGTACCCATGTTAAGGGAAAAATTTGATAGTATTGCGCCTGAAATCATCGTACCGCTTTTAGTATGTATCCCTGATAAAGAAGTAGAAATTACGATTCCAAAAGTTGGTGACAAGAAAAAACTTTTGGACCTTTCGATAAGTAATATTCAGTATTATCAAATGCAGAAGCGAAGGGAACAGATGAATAAAGGGAGTAAATTATCTCCAACAGAGCGAATACTTAAAACCTTGCAAAATGATTTGCATTTGAAAGAAGTTCCCTTTCACATAGAATGTTTTGACAATTCAAATATTCAAGGTACAGACCCTGTTGCTGCTTGTGTAGTATTTAGAAATGCAAAGCCATTAAAAAAAGATTATCGCCATTTTAATATAAAAACCGTAGAGGGTCCAAATGATTTTGCATCTATGGAAGAAGTGGTATACAGAAGATATAAACGCCTGATTGATGAAGGTCAAACCTTACCTCAGTTGGTCATCATTGATGGTGGTAAAGGTCAATTGTCATCTGCTATGAAAGCATTGCATGTTTTGGATTTGCACTCAAAAATGACAGTAGTTGGTATTGCAAAAAAATTGGAAGAAATCTATTTTCCGAATGATCCAATTCCGTTACATATAAATAAAAAGTCAGAATCTTTACGCCTTATTCAACAATTAAGAAATGAAGCGCATCGTTTTGGTTTAACATTTCATAGAAACCAGCGATCTAAAAATTTTATTAAAACGGAGTTAATTAATATTCAAGGAATCGGGGTAAAAACGGCACAAAAACTTTTAACAAGATTCGGTTCAGTTCACGGGATTAAAAATGCCCATCTTGATGAAATTGAAAAATCTGTTGGTAAGGAATTGGCAAAGAAATTAATTGCACATTTTGATTTGCATCATGTAGAAATTAAAGACGATCATTAA
- the galE gene encoding UDP-glucose 4-epimerase GalE has product MKVIVTGGCGYIGSHTMVDLIQNGFEVISVDSLINSNEDVLVGIEKITGQKVKNYQIDLSKADSWRLIEKNESGIIGIIHFAALKAVGESVKKPLAYYENNVGALMQVLEWMNYSNIPNLIFSSSCTVYGESSDLPVVESAEFRPTASPYGRTKQICEWLIQDFFKTSGKKAISLRYFNPAGAHDSILIGEAASNIALNLVPVITETAIGKRKSMTVYGSDYNTKDGTCIRDYIHVMDLAEAHTSALQYLLSTKQELPDDAFNLGMGKGLSVLEIIKAFEKVSGLKFNYELGPRRPGDIPAIFADSTKAKRLLNWAPNRTVDDILRTAWEWENVRN; this is encoded by the coding sequence ATGAAGGTAATAGTAACAGGAGGATGTGGTTATATTGGAAGTCATACCATGGTAGATTTAATTCAAAATGGCTTTGAAGTGATTTCTGTAGATTCATTGATTAATTCTAATGAAGATGTATTAGTCGGTATTGAAAAAATTACAGGTCAAAAGGTTAAAAATTATCAAATTGATTTATCTAAAGCGGATAGTTGGAGGCTTATAGAAAAGAATGAATCGGGAATCATTGGAATCATACATTTTGCAGCATTGAAAGCAGTTGGAGAATCTGTTAAAAAACCATTGGCCTATTATGAAAATAATGTAGGTGCATTGATGCAAGTACTTGAATGGATGAATTATTCAAATATTCCAAATTTGATTTTTTCATCTTCATGCACAGTTTATGGAGAATCATCTGATTTACCTGTTGTTGAGTCCGCAGAATTCAGACCGACAGCATCTCCATATGGTCGAACAAAACAAATTTGTGAGTGGTTGATCCAGGATTTCTTTAAGACATCCGGTAAAAAGGCTATCTCCCTCCGGTATTTCAATCCGGCAGGAGCACATGACTCAATCCTTATTGGTGAAGCTGCATCTAATATAGCCTTAAATTTAGTGCCTGTAATTACAGAAACTGCTATAGGTAAACGAAAGTCAATGACAGTCTATGGCTCGGATTATAATACAAAAGATGGTACTTGTATACGCGATTATATTCATGTTATGGATTTAGCGGAGGCGCATACTTCGGCACTCCAATATTTGCTTAGTACTAAGCAAGAACTGCCGGATGATGCGTTCAATCTTGGCATGGGAAAAGGATTGAGTGTATTGGAAATTATTAAAGCCTTTGAAAAGGTAAGTGGTTTGAAATTTAATTATGAACTTGGCCCCAGACGACCCGGAGATATCCCGGCCATTTTTGCAGATTCAACAAAAGCAAAGAGACTTTTAAATTGGGCGCCTAATCGAACTGTTGATGATATACTGAGAACAGCGTGGGAATGGGAAAACGTAAGAAATTAA